CCAGTAGGCAGGCCGGTAGTTCTCACGGAACTGAAGGAGCTTCATGCGGCCGTAGTGCTGCCGGTCAGGCACACCGTCCGGTTTGGGCCCCTCCACCACCGCTATACACTCCCTAAGCAGACAACAGAAATAGGGGCCAACGTCAAAATAGGAGAGTACAGAAAATGGCTTCTTTCCAGTAGGAATCCCTGATTCTTCAGTTTCACAAAAATGTCAAGACTTGAGTAACTCAAGTCACCGCTGATTTTTTTTMGGGTGTGGTGGTCTCACCTCATAGGGTATGTGCTTCTGGCCTTGGTCTGGCCTGATCTGCGGGGCTTATTTCTGGTCCAGTCACTCAGGCCATCCAGGCTTCCATCAGGTTTAGCCAGGTACCTGTCCAGTTCCTCCAGGACCGCCTCCGCACATTGGACTCGGGTCAGCGGCGCCAGACACATGTGCTCCTTTATCTCAAACGGGGCAAACTTTTCACAGGCAGACGCAAGGGTCTGAAGTAGGAGAGACAAAGGTAAGAAATGTTTTACATTAAATGAACACCATTTTGTGTTCTTCTTGTTCAATTCAATCAGAGGAATCTTACCTTTGTGGCCTGCTGGGGAGTCTTGGGTTTCTGTAGAAATCTTGTGATCTCGGCTTTCTCTGCTTTGAGCCTCTGTATAGAAAATGTTAAGATGCATTATCAGGTCTGTTACAATTAAGTGGCAATTGTCAAACTTAAAAATATCAGTGTCAGACATTACATTTAATTTTAGAGAATAGAAACAAAATTATCAACTCACATCCTTCTCTTCTTTCAACCgtttttcctcctctttctttctcttttcttcaaGTTTTGCCCTGGAGGACATTATATGTGAATATGTCAATTGCAAGGATTACATTTGCTTTAATTTWAAAAAAAAKATTCAATCAATTTTTCTAGTCGAGTCAATATAAAAGTAACAAGACATTTCAGATCTGTAGCTAGCTGGTTTTTGATCAAGCAACACTCACTCTTGTTTCGATTTGCGTTGCTCCTCTTTCGCTCTTAATTTCTCTGCTTtttccttttcctctttctcctttttctctcttttttcacactcttctttcttctttttctcctttctttccttctcccGCTCCTCCTTCAGTTTGCGagcctcctctttcttcttctctttagcATCTTTAGCCTCCTCCCgctgccgctctctctctttgcgcTGGTGTAGCCTCTCCTCTTGCTCCTGCAAACTCTATGGAGAGAAGAAAACACAAATTCCGTTTCAGTGTCTAGATTAAGATGTTTAAATAGGCATTTGGATGCAAAAGTACGCCAAATACTGAATTGACTTATTGCCGCTAATTATACCTTTAAAGATAGTCTTTTCACAGTTTTCTGCTCTATTTTAGGGGTGGTATTTGGCTCctgtaaagagagaggaagaaaggtaaCCTATAGATTTATAATTTTTCATTTCAGAATAGTGATTTGAAAAGTTAACAGGAGCTTGCTGATGTACATTTATTCAAAAATCACTGCTGACATTGAGTGTTTATTGAATTTAATTGCCATTTTGTACTcactgtgacagtaggagtgttCTCTGTCTTAGCAGCCTCTGGGGAGCTCTCGGCCGCTGACAGAGAGKTGGTGGATGAAGGAGAAAGCATGGACCCATTCCCATGACTGGACATATCAGCCTCCTCTTGTTCttcatcctccccctcttcttcttcctcctcctcttccgtgTCAGAACCCTGTGTGGTGTCTAACTGTGAGATGGATCCAGTGCCCCCCCTgtccttctcctcatccttctGTTCATCCCCCAGCTTGTAGTCTATGGGCTCTGTCTTGGCAGTGTGATCTGTTTTGGTGGCTGTTACAGCACTTAGGGTTTTGCTCAGGTGGTTGTTTTGTGTCTGAGGACACGGGGCAACAATGGGTGTCGCAGGTTGCTGCTTTAAAAGGTCAGTTGAATTGGAGTCCTCAGTGAGATCAATAACTATGCTTTTGGCAGGGGACYCTTGGGTACTGCGACTCATGAATCCATCCAGGGGGCCGCGGCCGTTAACCAGGGCCGGTCCATGGCGCACAGGTAGGGGGGAGCAATCGGATTCATTCTCCCCATCTGAGAGCCCAGGCCGGGAAAGGGTGCAGGTCCTTTTGGGCTCACTGGTCTCCTTGGGCTCTGGGTTTAGACGCTTGAATGGAAGACGAGCTgaggagaaaatatcctttatcATCACTGATGTTTAAGTTGGACTAAATCTATGTTATATTAACAAATCTTTGGGCAAACAATAATGATAGCTTTGAGTGATAAAGCAAAGACACTAAATTATTATAACAAATTTGATTCATTTGAAATATAATTTACTAAATCAGAATTTCATTGAATTGTTTCAAATAGWTTGATAGCATTATGTATCATCAGTCTCCTTTTGCAAAATAAAACCATCTAATAtgcattcaaaacaacagatTAACTTACCCTGAACAAGCTTCTTGTTAGCATTGCTGGGTTTGACTTTGCCATCCATACCTGTAACCAAAACAGGGTATGGAAGATGAGACGACAACAATCCCACAAGCATTCTCCTGTCATGAAACattttctgaacaaaaatataaaatacaacaatttcaaaaaatttaccgagttacagttcataatgaaatcagtcaatttaaatatattcattgggccctaatctatggatttcacatgatttggaatacagatatgcatctgttggtaacagataccttaaaaaaaggtaaggtcgtagatcagaaaactagtcagtatatggagtttggcgggaactggaacatgctgtcgcacacgtcaatccagagcatcccaaaaatgctcaacaagtatgtaggccatggaagaactgggacgttttcagcttccaggaagtgTACAGATACTTGCGATatggggtcgtgcattatcatgctgaaacatgtggtggctgcagatgaatggcatgacaatgggcct
This window of the Salvelinus sp. IW2-2015 linkage group LG16, ASM291031v2, whole genome shotgun sequence genome carries:
- the chaf1a gene encoding chromatin assembly factor 1 subunit A; this translates as MVMLAAEDPSVDGYLASTPRRRGMDGKVKPSNANKKLVQARLPFKRLNPEPKETSEPKRTCTLSRPGLSDGENESDCSPLPVRHGPALVNGRGPLDGFMSRSTQXSPAKSIVIDLTEDSNSTDLLKQQPATPIVAPCPQTQNNHLSKTLSAVTATKTDHTAKTEPIDYKLGDEQKDEEKDRGGTGSISQLDTTQGSDTEEEEEEEEGEDEEQEEADMSSHGNGSMLSPSSTXSLSAAESSPEAAKTENTPTVTEPNTTPKIEQKTVKRLSLKSLQEQEERLHQRKERERQREEAKDAKEKKKEEARKLKEEREKERKEKKKKEECEKREKKEKEEKEKAEKLRAKEEQRKSKQEAKLEEKRKKEEEKRLKEEKDRLKAEKAEITRFLQKPKTPQQATKTLASACEKFAPFEIKEHMCLAPLTRVQCAEAVLEELDRYLAKPDGSLDGLSDWTRNKPRRSGQTKARSTYPMRECIAVVEGPKPDGVPDRQHYGRMKLLQFRENYRPAYWGTWRKNSPHISPRCPLRQDKDLLDYEVDSDEEWEEEEPGESLSHSEGEDNDNDGGENDDDDEDGFFVPHGYLSDGEGALEEEEGGDPEKQKVRQKLKAREWDELMAKKKVKVLEAVVRGCVWEGQGPHLELLQQFAVCLLEPLPKPESSTPEDNTQKLQQKLQEDEQLLFQLLPLLHGNVNSNKVIITEFQVFCRQQSTSPISSPQNSGDNIPTRIRLKRLIKGNAVYEKRSAFRRCCWYVKSDVLARFLQEALPVPCQWNYLTSGTHVPREEAPVATGSQGNSPTTHQPSHTPSSKTPSSNKRKSAGSMSITKFMKKAADPEQAEAMKTDGFQADTEEDEDEADCVIISTQKGSSRKDTSPTENESTEQMEVTPSDTAALFLPRATPTLA